A window from Parambassis ranga chromosome 13, fParRan2.1, whole genome shotgun sequence encodes these proteins:
- the cbln18 gene encoding cerebellin 18 codes for MVVIPVLILLGSLFLCGPVEAQSTTVEKVKEAALKWTGPLPCDKWDCNCTFLKQRSCCCAANEMFSIEEETMVRTKTLWHNIKALDSSVQSLIDGIKVSFKATMVPTIAINIPGSTEYCFGPFNTNVPIPYAVVALNEGNGYNPSTGIFTALRAGVYVFSFTVYSSVEENARLYHNVQLMKNNMVGAGVWENNREDGEDSATQVVALEMNRGDQVYLVLMSGRKLCTHLQYNIFTGYMLYPYLDQ; via the exons atgGTTGTAATACCAGTTTTGATCCTGCTGGGATCACTGTTTCTCTGTGGTCCTGTAGAGGCCCAGTCCACCACTGTTGAAAAGGTTAAAGAAGCTGCAT TAAAGTGGACAGGACCTCTGCCCTGTGACAAATGGGACTGCAACTGTACGTTCTTAAAGCAGcgtagctgctgctgtgcagccaATGAGATGTTCAGCATAGAGGAGGAGACCATGGTCAGGACTAAAACTTTGTGGCACAACATCAAGGCATTGGACAGCAGCGTACAGTCTCTCATAG ATGGCATCAAGGTTTCCTTCAAGGCCACAATGGTCCCAACCATTGCCATCAATATTCCTGGATCTACTGAATACTGCTTCGGTCCCTTCAATACTAACGTGCCAATTCCATATGCCGTTGTTGCTCTTAATGAGGGCAATGGATACAACCCTTCTACGG GTATCTTCACTGCCCTTCGTGCTGGTGTTTACGTCTTTTCCTTCACAGTCTACTCATCTGTGGAAGAAAATGCTCGTCTATACCATAAC GTGCAGCTGATGAAGAATAACATGGTGGGGGCCGGTGTGTGGGAGAATAATCGAGAGGATGGTGAAGACAGTGCCACTCAG GTTGTGGCTCTGGAGATGAATAGAGGCGATCAGGTCTACCTGGTACTGATGTCCGGGAGGAAGCTCTGTACACACCTGCAGTACAATATCTTTACTGGTTACATGTTGTACCCTTATCTTGATCAGTAG
- the tagln gene encoding transgelin isoform X1: protein MAAKGAGMANKGPSYGMSRQVQEKIDSKYDPDLEQILVEWISRQCGSSVGKPEPGKMGFQAWLKDGCILSELINSLFPGDKPVKKIQSSPMAFKQMEQISQFLNAAEKYGVTKTDMFQTVDLWEGKDLAAVQRTLSALGSLAVTKEEGTYNGDPNWFFKKSQENKRDFSDEQMKAGKNVIGLQMGSNKGASQEGMSYGRPRQIL, encoded by the exons atggcagcaaag GGTGCAGGCATGGCTAACAAAGGTCCGTCCTACGGCATGAGCCGGCAGGTTCAGGAAAAGATTGACAGCAAGTACGACCCTGACCTGGAGCAGATCCTTGTGGAGTGGATCTCCCGCCAGTGTGGCTCTAGTGTGGGAAAACCAGAGCCCGGCAAAATGGGCTTCCAGGCTTGGCTGAAAGACGGATGT ATCCTGAGCGAACTTATCAACAGTCTGTTTCCTGGAGACAAACCTGTGAAGAAGATCCAGAGCTCACCCATGGCCTTTAAGCAGATGGAGCAGATCTCCCAGTTCCTCAATGCTGCAGAGAAATATGGTGTCACCAAGACTGACATGTTCCAGACTGTGGACCTCTGGGAAG GTAAGGACCTTGCAGCAGTGCAAAGGACTCTGTCAGCTCTGGGCAGCTTGGCCGTCACCAAGGAAGAAGGCACATACAACGGTGACCCTAACTGGTTCTTCAA GAAATCGCAGGAGAACAAACGAGATTTCAGTGATGAGCAGATGAAGGCGGGCAAGAATGTGATCGGCTTACAGATGGGTTCCAATAAGGGAGCCAGTCAGGAGGGCATGAGCTATGGAAGACCCCGACAGATCCTGTAA
- the tagln gene encoding transgelin isoform X2: MANKGPSYGMSRQVQEKIDSKYDPDLEQILVEWISRQCGSSVGKPEPGKMGFQAWLKDGCILSELINSLFPGDKPVKKIQSSPMAFKQMEQISQFLNAAEKYGVTKTDMFQTVDLWEGKDLAAVQRTLSALGSLAVTKEEGTYNGDPNWFFKKSQENKRDFSDEQMKAGKNVIGLQMGSNKGASQEGMSYGRPRQIL, translated from the exons ATGGCTAACAAAGGTCCGTCCTACGGCATGAGCCGGCAGGTTCAGGAAAAGATTGACAGCAAGTACGACCCTGACCTGGAGCAGATCCTTGTGGAGTGGATCTCCCGCCAGTGTGGCTCTAGTGTGGGAAAACCAGAGCCCGGCAAAATGGGCTTCCAGGCTTGGCTGAAAGACGGATGT ATCCTGAGCGAACTTATCAACAGTCTGTTTCCTGGAGACAAACCTGTGAAGAAGATCCAGAGCTCACCCATGGCCTTTAAGCAGATGGAGCAGATCTCCCAGTTCCTCAATGCTGCAGAGAAATATGGTGTCACCAAGACTGACATGTTCCAGACTGTGGACCTCTGGGAAG GTAAGGACCTTGCAGCAGTGCAAAGGACTCTGTCAGCTCTGGGCAGCTTGGCCGTCACCAAGGAAGAAGGCACATACAACGGTGACCCTAACTGGTTCTTCAA GAAATCGCAGGAGAACAAACGAGATTTCAGTGATGAGCAGATGAAGGCGGGCAAGAATGTGATCGGCTTACAGATGGGTTCCAATAAGGGAGCCAGTCAGGAGGGCATGAGCTATGGAAGACCCCGACAGATCCTGTAA
- the mfrp gene encoding membrane frizzled-related protein: MSDLSQVAVYSDSSDIYKNVFCNPAFELEGEREEKVEGFRTSSSTPEPIKPPAASLARGLLGVCVMRLRGPGCGWGMVVVSATVLLLLAALGLALALILTQIKGQAVEDQQPSTSTPDLHSVLDGASHTLPTVPANRSQGGNTATPQSARIPPSETRCGGVLTDPEGSFSSPNHPGSYPPNSLCVWVIRVPPSSLVQIHVSSLTVEGPSPCLFDWLEVQEQVEQGSVVTRFCGNVAPPTVNTNSSTVWVTFRSDGSIAGNGFTAQYRAILPGHKSCSREEFMCDNGRCLLLVSVCDGQPNCHDQTDEANCSHKHKECGGQKVGPYGYLESPNHPRPYPHQQLCIWYISVDEGHVITLSFRNFSLETQDVCEFDYVEVHDSVSTGGGRVLGRFCGTTFPPDLTSSGPHMTVVFVADEGVADSGFNATYQAVSTLGRTCGPSQFACSTGECLQQRWLCDGWNDCPNGEDEQSCSNSTYPPFTSSCEFIEVEMCQGLSYNLTSFPNIWLSIADQREAATLLRQYRVLMELACFEPLRKLVCGMFLPQCSPQGGVLQPCRSVCSSAEQECSQALDLFSFSWPFNCHLLPDSEDPIDCSLP; this comes from the exons ATGTCAGACCTCAGCCAAGTCGCGGTATACTCAGACTCCTCAGATATTTACAAG AATGTCTTTTGCAACCCTGCCTTTGAGCTGGAGGGGGAGCgagaggagaaggtggagggcTTCAGGACATCCTCATCCACTCCTGAACCAATCAAACCACCAGCAGCTA GCCTGGCTCGGGGTCTGTTGGGCGTGTGTGTGATGCGTCTGCGGGGCCCAGGTTGTGGATGGGGGATGGTGGTGGTATCTGCCACTGTCCTGCTCCTGTTAGCAGCCCTCGGCTTGGCTCTGGCCCTTATTCTTACAC AGATTAAAGGTCAGGCAGTGGAGGATCAGCAGCCCTCCACCAGCACTCCAGATCTGCACAGTGTGTTAGATGGAGCATCCCATACTTTACCCACAGTCCCTGCCAACAGAAGTCAAGGAGGAAATACAGCCACACCACAGTCTGCCAGGATACCTCCATCTGAAACAA GATGTGGAGGAGTGTTGACTGACCCTGAAGGCAGTTTCAGTTCTCCAAACCATCCTGGCTCCTACCCTCcaaactcactgtgtgtgtgggtgattCGAGTCCCACCCTCCTCTCTGGTCCAAATCCATGTATCCTCTTTGACCGTGGAGGGACCTTCTCCCTGTCTGTTTGACTGGCTGGAGGTGCAGGAGCAGGTTGAACAGGGCTCTGTCGTCACCAG GTTCTGTGGAAACGTAGCACCGCCAACagtcaacacaaacagcagcacagtgtgggTCACTTTCCGCTCTGACGGCAGCATTGCAGGCAACGGCTTCACTGCACAGTACAGGGCCATACTACCTGGGCACA AGAGCTGCTCCAGAGAGGAGTTCATGTGTGACAATGGTCGCTGTCTGCTGCTTGTGTCCGTGTGTGATGGTCAGCCCAACTGTCATGATCAAACAGATGAGGCAAACTGCAGCCATAAACATAAAG AGTGTggagggcagaaggtcggcccCTATGGTTACCTGGAGAGTCCAAATCACCCCAGACCTTATCCTCATCAACAG TTGTGTATATGGTATATATCTGTTGATGAGGGTCACGTCATCACACTGAGCTTCCGAAACTTCAGCCTGGAGACTCaggatgtgtgtgagtttgaCTACGTGGAAGTGCACGACAGCGTCAGCACTGGAGGTGGAAGAGTCCTGGGACG GTTCTGTGGTACTACCTTCCCACCAGACCTGACCTCTTCAGGTCCCCACATGACAGTGGTGTTTGTAGCTGATGAAGGAGTGGCTGACAGCGGCTTCAATGCAACATACCAGGCTGTGTCCACACTGGGCA GGACATGTGGTCCTAGCCAGTTTGCCTGCAGTACAGGGGAGTGTCTTCAGCAGCGTTGGCTGTGTGATGGTTGGAACGACTGCCCCAACGGAGAGGACGAACAGTCCTGTAGCAACTCCACCTACCCTCCTTTCA CTTCATCATGTGAGTTCATAGAGGTAGAGATGTGTCAGGGTCTCAGCTACAACCTCACTTCATTCCCCAATATCTGGCTGTCCATTGCTGACCAGAGAGAGGCTGCCACACTTCTTCGACAGTATCGG GTACTGATGGAGCTGGCATGCTTCGAGCCTCTTCGGAAGCTGGTGTGTGGGATGTTTCTGCCTCAGTGCAGCCCTCAGGGCGGCGTCCTCCAGCCCTGCCGCTCAGTCTGCTCCTCGGCAGAGCAAGAATGCAGCCAGGCCCTGGACCTCTTCTCCTTCAGCTGGCCCTTCAACTGCCACCTTCTTCCTGACTCAGAAGACCCCATAGACTGTTCACTGCCTTGA
- the ftr86 gene encoding finTRIM family, member 86 — protein sequence MASAWSEEENFACPVCLETLKDPATIPCGHSYCLACIGSHWDKEDSKGQYSCPQCRQMFGTRPSLAKNTLLVEAMEKLRANSLRLSSSTAASTAPPSMPIYLDVLPDKGPRKGSMYPQLPTVDPRLCPHHQRPLDLFCHEDKECVCELCSQHGHKGHRLLKPQVERIERQKELVQMETGVQRRIQETEKKLRELPHAAQQHKALLHALEKDSTELFSELVKTMSLTGTQIGDLLRSHQSSSGTKVEGQIHRLEQEVAQLQWKSEELNRLADMQDDICFLKNFLTMEPLDQMGAAEESVLSQQEAVVVAIRSTMKELQESVQDICKANLTKITTLVNHDPMALVTNGAAAAEASPDGQLTSQDTVYEMIMNPPPSPPARPPVHTSSRPERAVFPQASAPPPPLPPLRPQASSVRQVVNAEPQTREEMLKFRFEPSLDPNTAYQRLLLSDGGRKATMRAENLNPPDHPDRFQFWRQVLCREPLGGSPYYWEVEWTGPKITIGVAYKAMERKGSDNKSRLGHNALSWSLYWSGTGFSFWHDNQEKMLGSPKARRIGIYLDQHAGILSFYRIANNQATLIHRHEGEFTGPLYPGFRFWAGVGATVTVCELD from the exons atggcctcagccTGGTCTGAGGAGGAGAACTTTGCCTGCCCTGTGTGTCTGGAAACCCTGAAGGACCCTGCCACTATACCCTGTGGACACTCGTACTGTTTGGCTTGTATTGGAAGTCACTGGGACAAGGAAGACAGCAAGGGTCAGTACAGCTGCCCTCAGTGTAGGCAGATGTTCGGCACTCGGCCCTCGCTGGCCAAGAACACTCTGCTAGTGGAAGCTATGGAGAAGCTGAGAGCCAACAGCCTGAGGCTGAGCTCCTCCACAGCTGCCTCCACAGCCCCACCATCAATGCCTATCTACCTGGACGTCCTGCCAGACAAAGGGCCACGGAAGGGCAGCATGTACCCACAGCTTCCCACTGTGGACCCCAGACTCTGCCCTCATCACCAGAGACCCCTGGACTTGTTTTGCCATGAAgataaggagtgtgtgtgtgagttgtgttCCCAGCATGGACACAAGGGACATCGTTTGCTCAAGCCACAAGTAGAGCGAATAGAGAGACAG aaggaGCTTGTTCAGATGGAGACAGGGGTACAAAGGAGAATCCAGGAGACTGAAAAGAAGCTTAGGGAGCTCCCACATGCTGCTCAGCAACACAAG gCCTTGCTCCATGCTCTGGAGAAGGACAGCACCGAGTTGTTCTCTGAGCTAGTCAAGACAATGAGTCTGACAGGCACACAGATTGGGGACCTGCTTAGATCCCATCAGAGCTCCTCAGGAACCAAGGTAGAGGGGCAGATCCACAGACTGGAGCAGGAGGTGGCACAGCTCCAGTGGAAGAGTGAGGAACTGAACAGACTGGCAGACATGCAGGATGACATCTGCTTCCTGAAG AATTTCCTCACCATGGAGCCCCTGGATCAGATGGGTGCTGCGGAAGAGTCGGTGCTGAGTCAGCAGGAAGCTGTGGTAGTCGCCATCCGCTCAACCATGAAAGAACTACAAGAGTCAGTTCAGGATATCTGCAAAGCCAACCTGACAAAGATCACCACATTAG TGAATCATGACCCCATGGCTTTGGTGACCAAtggcgcagcagcagcagaagcatcTCCAGATGGGCAGTTAACTTCACAGGATACAG TGTATGAGATGATAATGAATCCACCACCTTCACCACCAGCACGACCTCCAG TGCACACGTCTTCAAGACCTGAGCGCGCTGTGTTTCCTCAGG CCTCagccccccctccaccccttcCGCCTCTTCGTCCTCAAG catCTTCTGTAAGACAAGTAGTGAACGCTGAACCACAAACCAGAGAAGAAATGTTAAAGT TCCGCTTTGAACCCTCCTTGGATCCCAACACAGCATATCAGCGGCTGCTTCTGTCAGATGGTGGTCGTAAGGCCACGATGCGAGCTGAGAACCTGAACCCCCCAGACCATCCTGACCGCTTCCAATTTTGGAGACAGGTCCTCTGCAGAGAGCCTCTGGGTGGAAGCCCTTACtactgggaggtggagtggACCGGCCCAAAG ATCACTATTGGTGTTGCCTATAAGGCAATGGAACGTAAAGGTTCTGATAACAAAAGCCGATTGGGCCACAACGCCCTGTCCTGGAGCCTGTACTGGTCTGGGACTGGCTTCTCCTTTTGGCATGACAACCAGGAAAAAATGCTTGGCTCACCTAAGGCCAGACGGATCGGCATCTATCTGGACCAGCATGCGGGGATCCTGTCCTTTTACCGCATCGCTAACAACCAGGCGACCCTCATCCACCGACATGAAGGAGAGTTCACCGGCCCGCTCTACCCAGGATTCAGGTTCTGGGCTGGAGTAGGGGCTACAGTGACGGTCTGCGAACTTGACTGA
- the nudt8 gene encoding mitochondrial coenzyme A diphosphatase NUDT8, which produces MFRGSQILTSCPIRSLLLLRESHISALPENVRWLETRHVKSKRCEDLCGKRRRLERSSETVCSKHLSIFSLDSDKGQLRGASFDPTKAVLLSHHYHPQTAAKRGDDSLSTNWDCLINTTCLQCWRGPWEFSQSSLSTTNKTQCNLPSGHLYYRQHFVGPFSFVNHCHSIPRPLSLSSHQARAIHQASPRVSDTWRDCLSPENESRCRQSLGHNLTLYKGKKETGQSQGKNQGRWASVLVSLCSVEGQPAFLFTLRSSTLKGRHKGDVSFAGGKSDPSDKDVVATALREAREELGVSVPTECVWGIMKPLRDMSGMMIAPVLANLGPLEKLNFKPNPGEVEEIFTLSLAHLCNPQNRGYTHFRTGDKYGYTLPVFRNGKHKVWGLTAVALDHTLKLIVPA; this is translated from the exons ATGTTTAGGGGTTCTCAGATCCTGACCTCTTGCCCCATAAGGTCATTGCTGCTGTTAAGAGAATCCCACATTTCTGCTCTCCCTGAGAACGTTAGATGGCTGGAAACGAGGCATGTCAAGAGCAAGAGATGTGAAGACCTATGTGGAAAGAGAAGAAGACTGGAAAGATCATCAGAGACTGTATGTTCAAAACATTTGTCTATCTTCAGCTTGGATAGTGATAAGGGTCAGCTGAGAGGCGCTTCGTTTGACCCAAccaaagctgttttattaagcCATCATTACCACCCTCAGACAGCTGCAAAACGGGGGGATGATTCTCTGAGTACTAACTGGGACTGTTTAATCAATACAACTTGCCTTCAGTGCTGGAGAGGACCTTGGGAATTTAGCCAGTCTTCACTCAGCACCACAAATAAGACTCAATGTAACCTTCCTTCGGGCCATTTATATTACAGACAGCACTTTGTTGGACCTTTCAGTTTTGTAAACCATTGTCACAGTATACCACGGCCCCTCAGCCTGTCCTCTCACCAAGCAAGAGCTATTCATCAGGCTTCCCCTCGTGTTTCAGACACCTGGAGAGACTGTCTGTCCCCAGAGAATGAAAGCAGGTGTCGACAGAGCCTTGGACACAATCTGACGCTCtacaaggggaaaaaagaaacaggtCAGAGCCAAGGAAAGAACCAAGGGAGATGGGCATCTGTGctggtttctctctgctctgttgagGGGCAGCCTGCTTTTCTCTTCACCCTGCGCTCCAGCACACTGAAGGGGCGGCATAAGGGAGATGTCAG CTTTGCTGGAGGAAAGAGTGATCCATCTGACAAAGATGTGGTGGCCACTGCCCTGCGAGAAGCCCGAGAGGAGCTGGGTGTCAGTGTGCCAACAGAGTGTGTCTGGGGCATCATGAAGCCTCTCAGAGATATG tcagggATGATGATTGCTCCTGTGCTGGCTAACCTCGGCCCTCTAGAGAAGCTGAATTTCAAACCAAACCCTGGGGAG GTGGAAGAAATCTTCACTTTGTCTTTGGCTCATTTGTGCAACCCGCAGAACCGTGGCTACACACACTTCCGCACTGGTGACAAGTATGGATACACACTTCCAGTGTTTCGTAACGGGAAACATAAAGTGTGGGGCCTGACTGCTGTTGCTCTGGACCATACTCTGAAACTGATTGTCCCTGCATAG
- the LOC114445094 gene encoding complement C1q-like protein 4, whose translation MRAIVLLCLLEVAAGQNFNWYGAGETAAPVDPNTENVCVTDQASCGCCLMQQQIHRMQMFFNMSLDAMEKELIKTQTVLNNVRASRSAFSVALTNNINMNCYGPFRDDKLIIYKHVFLNLGGGYDVSTGVFTVPRSGVYSLALTVYSDAGAPGNTLAACANLLVNGQLVGGTHDINMEDQEDSASVVVALHLKAGDRVVVNLPTGCFLCDDHSHYNTLTGFLLYSTD comes from the exons ATGCGAG CTATTGTATTGCTGTGTCTGTTAGAAGTGGCGGCTGGCCAGAACTTTAACTGGTATGGAGCTGGTGAAACAGCAGCCCCTGTTGATCCTAACACAGAAAATG tgtgcGTCACGGACCAGGCATCCTGCGGCTGCTGTTTGATGCAGCAACAGATCCACAGGATGCAGATGTTCTTTAACATGAGCCTGGACGCCATGGAGAAGGagctgataaaaacacagaccGTCCTCAACAACGTTAGAG ccAGCCGCAGTGCCTTCTCTGTCGCTCTGACCAACAACATCAATATGAACTGCTACGGGCCCTTCCGTGATGACAAGCTTATCATTTACAAACATGTCTTCCTTAACCTGGGAGGTGGCTACGATGTGAGCACTGGTGTCTTCACTGTTCCACGCTCTGGTGTCTACAGCCTGGCCCTCACTGTCTACAGTGATGCTGGTGCACCCGGTAACACACTGGCCGCCTGCGCTAACCTCCTGGTTAATGGCCAGCTGGTGGGTGGAACCCATGACATAAATATGGAAGACCAGGAGGACAGTGCCAGTGTTGTTGTGGCCCTCCACCTGAAGGCTGGGGACAGAGTGGTGGTTAACCTGCCCACCGGATGCTTCCTCTGCGATGACCACAGCCACTATAATACTTTAACTGGTTTCCTGCTGTATTCTACTGACTAA
- the LOC114445095 gene encoding complement C1q-like protein 4, with product MRAIFLVCLLHAAFGQDKNFSWYGPMNPTSDPVSDSLCAADLSSCGCCLMKKQMNRLEMYFNITVGEMNKQLTTTKLALNNMRATRSAFSVALNQDANLACYGPYTTDKFITYQHVFINMGNNYNAVTGIFTVPRSGVYSLALTVYTTPVLGTNLAICTNLLVNSNLLSGLVERSGPDGEDSNSVVVAVKLRAGDQVGASLLKGCSICDNINHYNTFTGFLLYATD from the exons ATGAGAG cCATTTTCCTGGTGTGTCTGCTTCATGCAGCCTTTGGTCAGGATAAAAACTTTTCCTGGTATGGACCCATGAACCCAACCAGTGATCCTGTTTCGGACTCAT tgtgtgccGCTGACCTGTCATCGTGTGGCTGCTGTTTAATGAAGAAACAGATGAACAGGTTGGAGATGTATTTTAACATCACTGTTGGagaaatgaacaagcagctgaCAACAACCAAGCTGGCCCTCAACAACATGAGAG CCACCCGCAGCGCCTTCTCCGTCGCTTTAAACCAAGATGCAAACTTGGCTTGCTATGGCCCCTACACCACTGACAAGTTCATCACCTACCAACATGTCTTCATCAACATGGGGAACAATTACAATGCCGTGACTGGCATCTTCACTGTTCCCCGCTCTGGTGTCTACAGCCTCGCCCTCACTGTCTACACCACTCCAGTGCTTGGTACAAACCTGGCCATCTGCACAAACCTGCTGGTTAACAGCAACTTATTGTCTGGCCTGGTTGAGCGATCCGGTCCTGACGGCGAAGACAGTAACAGCGTCGTTGTGGCTGTGAAACTGAGGGCCGGGGACCAGGTGGGCGCCAGCCTGCTCAAAGGATGCAGCATCTGTGACAACATCAACCACTACAACACTTTCACTGGTTTCCTGCTGTATGCTACTGACTGA
- the LOC114445096 gene encoding complement C1q-like protein 4, with protein sequence MRAVVLLCLLHAVAVDGQYSWNGPSRDVQISDPNAGNACGTDASSCGCCVMVRELTRLKTYISKTLTELEKEYSSTKQSLNTTEASRVAFSVSLYSDTVFKCTGPYTYNTVVNYKHVFLNVGEAYSVNTGIFTVPRAGVYSLALTIFSDAGSPGNLLAVCSTLQINGQLVVGLRDQNTNDQEDSSTAVVALSLRVGDRVTVNLTKGCYLCDDSNHYNTFSAFLLYPE encoded by the exons ATGAGAG CTGTTGTACTCCTGTGTCTGCTTCATGCAGTTGCAGTTGATGGCCAATATAGCTGGAATGGACCTTCCCGTGATGTACAGATTTCAGACCCTAATGCAGGCAATG CATGTGGCACTGATGCATCATCTTGTGGTTGCTGTGTGATGGTGAGAGAGCTGACCAGGCTGAAGACGTACATTagcaagaccctgactgagctggagaaggaaTACTCCAGCACAAAACAGAGTCTCAACACCACCGAAG CCAGCCGTGTcgccttctctgtctctctatacAGCGATACTGTTTTTAAGTGTACTGGCCCCTACACTTACAACACTGTTGTCAACTACAAACATGTCTTCCTGAATGTGGGTGAAGCATACAGTGTGAACACTGGTATCTTCACCGTTCCTCGCGCTGGTGTCTACAGCCTGGCCCTTACCATATTCAGTGACGCCGGTTCTCCTGGTAACTTGCTCGCCGTCTGCTCAACCCTGCAGATTAACGGACAGCTGGTGGTCGGGCTCAGAGACCAGAACACAAATGACCAGGAGGACAGCTCCACAGCAGTGGTGGCCCTGTCCCTGAGGGTTGGAGACAGGGTGACTGTCAACTTAACCAAAGGCTGCTACCTCTGTGATGACAGCAACCACTATAACACCTTCAGTGCTTTTCTTCTTTATCCTGAATAA